In Parageobacillus sp. KH3-4, the genomic window CAGTTTCCGTTTGCTGCTTCATAATGGGAATGAGTATGGAGAAAGGTCTGATGCCGGCAATCACCGTTCATTGCTATCAGCCTTGCTTTTTTTTACGAAAACAACGTTTGTCTGGCGGAATGTGAAAGGAAGAGCGGCAAGAAGAGTTGAAGGAGGATTTTTTTATTATGGTAAAACGCAGTCGCATTGTCGCGTTTTTCCTGTTGCTCTTGCTGTTGGCAGGGGTAATGGGGCCGACGGTTCAAGGAATCGTACATAATATTAAATTGGGCCTTGATTTACAAGGCGGCTTTGAAGTGCTTTATGAAGTGAAACCGGCGAAAAAAGGAGACAAAATCGATGACGACACGTTAAAAAGCACAGTGAGCGCGTTAAACCGACGGATCAACGTGCTTGGCGTCAGCGAACCGAACATTCAAATAGAAGGAAAAAATCGGATTCGCGTGCAGCTTGCTGGTGTAAAAGACCAAAACCAAGCTCGCGAAATTTTGTCGACACAAGCGAAATTAACGTTTCGTGACGTGAATGATCACGTGTTAATGGATGGCAGCGACCTTGTGCAAGGCGGAGCAAAGCTGACATTTGACGAAAACGGAAAGCCGAGTGTCGCGATTAAATTAAAAGACGCGGATAAATTTAAACAAGTGACGGAAAAAGTATATAAAATGGGGCCGCCAAATAATTTATTGGTCATTTGGCTTGATTTTAAAGAAGGAGTAGATTCTTACAAGAAAGAAGCGGGAAAAGCAGATCCAAAATTTATTTCCGCGGCAGCGGTCAACCAAGTATTTAACCAAACGGATGTCTCGATCGTGGGTAACTTCACCGTGAAGGAAGCGCAACAATTGGCCGACCTGCTGAATGCCGGCGCGCTTCCAGTGGAATTAAAAGAGATTTACTCGACATCAGTCGGGGCGCAGTTTGGCCAAAACGCCCTGCAAAAAACCGTTTTTGCCGGCATTGTCGGAGTTGCGGCGATTTTCCTCTTTATGATTTTGTTTTATCGTTTGCCAGGGGTTATCGCTGTCATTACATTAACCGTTTATATTTACCTTACTTTGCTTATTTTTGATTGGATGAACGGCGTGTTGACATTGCCGGGAATCGCTGCCCTTATTTTAGGCGTCGGGATGGCGGTTGATGCTAACATTATTACGTATGAGCGGATTAAAGAGGAAATTAAGCTTGGCAAATCGATTATGTCGGCGTTCCGTTCTGGAAACAGAGGGTCGTTTGCGACCATTTTTGATGCGAACATTACGACGATTATTGCAGGTGTCGTTCTCTTTATTTACGGGACAAGCTCGGTAAAAGGGTTCGCAACAACGCTGATCATCAGTATTTTGGTGAGCTTTATCACCGCGGTGTACGGAACGCGCCTGCTGCTTGGCTTGCTTGTCAACAGCCGCATTTTAAATAACAAACCGGGCTATTTCGGCGTGAAGAAATCGGAAATCTTAAATATTGCCGAAACAACGGAAGACACGGAAGTGCCGACCAAATTTGACCGTTTAGACTTCGTAAAACATAGCAAAAAGTTTTTCATTTTTTCCGGTTTGCTGACGGTGGTTGGCATTATCGCTTTATTGACGATGAAGCT contains:
- the secDF gene encoding protein translocase subunit SecDF, producing MVKRSRIVAFFLLLLLLAGVMGPTVQGIVHNIKLGLDLQGGFEVLYEVKPAKKGDKIDDDTLKSTVSALNRRINVLGVSEPNIQIEGKNRIRVQLAGVKDQNQAREILSTQAKLTFRDVNDHVLMDGSDLVQGGAKLTFDENGKPSVAIKLKDADKFKQVTEKVYKMGPPNNLLVIWLDFKEGVDSYKKEAGKADPKFISAAAVNQVFNQTDVSIVGNFTVKEAQQLADLLNAGALPVELKEIYSTSVGAQFGQNALQKTVFAGIVGVAAIFLFMILFYRLPGVIAVITLTVYIYLTLLIFDWMNGVLTLPGIAALILGVGMAVDANIITYERIKEEIKLGKSIMSAFRSGNRGSFATIFDANITTIIAGVVLFIYGTSSVKGFATTLIISILVSFITAVYGTRLLLGLLVNSRILNNKPGYFGVKKSEILNIAETTEDTEVPTKFDRLDFVKHSKKFFIFSGLLTVVGIIALLTMKLNLGIDFASGTRVEVMSDKPINVQQLKDEFQKLGLKPEDIVLSGDHNNVGVARFIGVLSKKEIAELKTHFKQHYGSEPNVSTVSPVVGKELARNAFIAVLISSIGIIIYVTIRFEIYMALAAVVALLHDAFFIITFFSLTRLEVDLTFIAAVLTIIGYSINDTIVTFDRVRDLMKKRKVKTVDDLKHIVNRALQQTLTRSINTVLTVIFTVVALLIFGSEAIFNFNIALFVGLVCGVYSSLFIAAQLWVVWKGNQLKKGKAKKRPEKELEPQV